The Apium graveolens cultivar Ventura chromosome 10, ASM990537v1, whole genome shotgun sequence nucleotide sequence ATCAATTAGATGTTAATAATGCGTTTTTACATGGAGATCTCCATGAAGACGTATACATGAAAATACCTCCAGGTCTTTCAGTTTCAGATTCTAATCTGGTATGCAAACTTCTGAAATCTTTATACGGACTTAAGCAGGCCTCTAGAAATTGGTTTGAAAAGTTTTGCACTGCTTTACTCTCGAAAGGTTACACTGTATCTAAAAATGATCCTTCGCTTTTTTATAGACCTGGCAATATGGGCCCAAAACCATATATTCAGTCCAAACCAAACCAAAATTTAAAATTTGGCCCAAAAATAAATCACACATTTTATTTGGATTTGGTTGGTTTCAAAATCACGTATTTCTCCTAAATATGGGCCTAAATATGGATCAAATGTGTGATATCCATATTTTCAGAAACAGACTTCGAAGACCTAAAGACTCAATTGACATTCAGCGAGCAAAACTGTAACCCTCTCTCTGCACGACTATACACCTGggtcttaaaattatttttacacTAAATTAGAAGAAACTTTAATTGATTTACCTTTCATCTTCGAGCAAGATTTAGCTGATTTTTCACCGTATTCTCAAGCTCAAGTTGATTCTCTGGTATGTATCTACAAACACCTAAACATACATAGAGACACACATCTTCACTTTTTCTGTTTGACGGAGTTATTTTAAATATTTGGGTATGTTGAATTTATGTATATGTATGTTCGATTCATGTATGTATGTTTAGGCGTGTTGGTCAAATTGTGTACAGTGTACTAATTGTGATAGCGTATGCATATTTGTTTATATTTCATGGTATGTTTATGTATATGTTATTATTTGGGCAGTCTAATTCTAATGTACATAtctatatttttttttgttttttgttgGTTTGATGTAGATTTAAAGTTATAATGGAAGAAGAACAAAGTTCGACCACTAGTAGACCTACAAAAAGGTTTAAGAAATCTACGTCAATAATTTGGGATTTATTTGATAAGTTTACGGAGAATGGAATACAAAAGTCTAGGTGTAAAAAATGTGATCAAGTATATATAAGTGAACATGGTACCTCAAATATGCGAAAGCATATATTTTCAAAACATGGAGAAGTTGGATGCTAGAGTGAAACTTGATGTACTTTCTTTTTGGAGATCAAATAAAAGCAAATACCCCATTTTATCTACTATGACACGAGATATTTTAAGCATGCCAATAACTACTGTTGCTTCCGAGTCTTCTTTTAGTATTGGAAGTCAAATTATTAGCAAGTATCGTGGTTCTATTACACCGGACAATGCAGAGGCGTTATTATGCACTCGCAATTGGTTATATGGGGCTAAAGGTAAAGTTAATACCATTTTAATTTGTTGCATTATTTAATTTCAATTACACATTATTTAGTTTTCAATACACATTATAATGTAATTATTGTAGTTTTGGGGGATGAAGAAATTGATTTGGAAGATTCCATTGGCGATGTTGAGAAGCTTGTACTTAGTTTGCAGACTCCGGAAAATtgatgttttattttatttgCTATTGTAAGGTAATATGCTTATTTACTGTTTTGTTCTATGGTAGAAACATAGTCACAAGTAGCAACTCCTGTGATTTGCTATTTAATTGATTGGTACCATTGAATACACTACTGGCCACTGTGTTACCTGTTGATTAATGGGTCTGTTGATTAATGGGTCTGTTGATTAATGGGTGCATTCTCTTGAACCTCTGGCAGAATAATATTTTCTATTTTCAGTTTAACCTTTGTAGAACAAACTGTTGGTGTAAAACTATAGCTGTTGTGTTTTATGTCCTAGGTGTGCACAATTTAAATTTTTGTAAAGCCTTCTGCAGCATCCAAAATGCTTATATGGTTTCTCAAATTTTTCTATTCTTTTACTGAAATGTGtgtgatcttgttttgttgtTGCTTCTATTTCAAGTAGTTTCTTTACTCTTAAGTCACAACCATGATGCTCTCTTTTACTTTTTGCTAATTGAAAAAACTTTTCTACACTAGCTAGAACCATCAACCAGCTCATTTGATCACTGTGCATATTGTTAAATAGTTTAGATTGTTTTTTAGATTGTCTCTATCTTTTTGGTATTAAGCACTAATGTTATAATTATCACTATATTCTTAGGTTTTGCCTTTTTATCTTCCAGATATGTACTAATACTAAGGTGCTCATCATATTGACCAGAGAATCAAGATGAAAACAGAGATACAGAAAGGGGTCGACAACAAGATCAGATACTCAGATAGATATGCAGCAGTTCCCAGTGCTGCTTTTAAACGGAGAGAGTGTTGGTACTTTTATTCCTCTGTACTGTGTGTGAAATATGCAATATCAAAATTGTATCAGCATCCAACATTGGTTAGTCATCTGGTATTATAGCTTGATAAGATAAAAGAGCATGTGCTTGTGCTTCTATGAAGTTCAAACTTTCGGAGCTCTGTTTGCTGTATGGCTTTATTTGGCAGGTTCAGGTTCATTTCCCACTGTATTTCTGCCTTAATTTGTTAGCAAATGTAATTGTTAGTTGGTGTAAATATGTTGAGATTGATCCAACTTAGTCAAAGAGCCTTGATTATTGTTTATAATCATTAGCTCATTAACATCCATATACCTACTTTACTAAAAGCCAAGTAGAGTTGATCAGCAAAAAAATTTACTACTATATATTTAACCATAaagaaatatatatttttaaaataattaaatatgttAAATAAAACAACTAAAAATTGATTGATGaagattttaatttttatataaaaatatggATATCCAAATTTTAATCCATAACCGTATAAAACCAAACCAAATTATAACCATATTTGATACAATATGGTTAAAATATGGTTTTGGTTCATAAACCGGTCCAAATCCATTTTAATGAGTTAAAACCGGTCCAAATCCATATTCCGCCAGGTCTACTTTTTTACAAAAAGTCTGGTACTTCAGTGGTTTACCTTGttgtttatgttgatgatatcatggTAGTAGGAAATGATGATACTGAGATATCTTCTATCAAAAGCTACTTAGATGTTGTTTTTAAAATCAAAGATTTAGGCACTCTCCATTATTTTTTGGGATTGGAATTTACTGCAATTTCTGGTGGCATGGTTATATCCCAACAAAAATTTATACATGAGCTTCTTACTGAGTTTGATAGTGCACAAAGCACTCCTGTTGTCAGTCCACTTGATCTTTCAGTTAAACTTTTACCTGATCAAGGGGATATATTTGAAGATGCTTCTCTATACAAAAAGTTAGTAGGAAAACTAAACTTTCTGACTCACACTCGTCCTGACCTTGCCTTCTCAGTCCAACACCTATCTCAATTCATGTCCTCACCAAGAGTCCCACACTGGCACGCTGCTTTACATGTCTTGAGATACTTGAAGACAAATCCAACTCAAGGTTTGTTTTTACGTGCTTCTCCTGGTTTTCAGTTAGAAGCTTATTGTGATGCTGATTGGGCATCATGTGCTCACACACGGAAGTCTGTCAGTGGCTTTGTTGTTCTTCTAGGTGGTAGCCTAATTTCATGGAAATCTAAGAAACAACATACGGTCTCTCTTTCCTCTGCAGAGGCTGAGTACAGGTCTCTACGGAGAATTACAGCTGAACTTGCTTGGCTCTCTCgtttacttcaagaatttgatgTACCTGATATCTTACCTATCCCAGTAAAATGTGATAGCCAGGCTGCAATTTATATAGCCCGAAATCCGGTCTTCCACGAAcgaacaaagcatatagacataGACTGTCACTATGTCCGGGAAAAACTACTAGGAGGTCTTATATCTTTATCTCATGTTCCTACCACACTACAGCTTGCTGATGTTTGTACCAAGCCTCTCACTGGTCTCCAACATCATCACATCATTAGCAAGTTGAGCGTGCAATCCTCCACCTCCAACTTGAGGGGGGATGTTGGCATTACTTAGCTATTTCTCTTTTTATATTATTCTGTAAATATAGGATATGTGCAGTTAATAGTTTAGCCCCTGGTAGTTAGATAAACAAACTTTCCCGCGCTCCTTTGTCCAGCTTTGTTCTTCATATTTATTCTCTGTAGATACTCAGAGAATAACAAAAACATTTCGCaattctctccctctctctccttAATACATCTCTTTTTCTCTCATAACTGTATCTCACTGTATGCATAATTGTTGAAGATGAGTTAGATTATAGCTTtacaacatggtatcagagcttaggctggCGGGAGAACTAAGGTTCGATTCCCAGCCACCCCCAATATTCTCACAATTTAATGTGGACACTAAAGACAATTAATACCCCAAAGATGGGTGTCGgtgttccactcttcgacccataaatggactttcgagtgagggggagtgttaaatatatgatcttATTGGGGctttcctctaacaccttaaggttttagatgagaACAGAGAGTTGGCCGGCCTGAGCCAGGCCTGACCAACTTTTCTTCTTCTCTCCAACGCATAAAAGAAGCCTAACTCTTTTTCTCTCTCTGCCACATCACTCACTTGGGCTCCCATTGGGCTTGCTCTTATGTTGAaacttgaaaaaaaaaattattttaatgaGGTTATTATTGTAACGATTATTAATTCATCGAGATTCAACcgtataaaattttaaaattttcaaagcTTTCAAGTATTAGGGTCCTAGGTGCAAAATGAGCTCTTAAGGCACGGTTATTTCGACTATAGGGGTCACCCACTAGCAATGCCTAAAATGAGATAATTTCGAGAGTTAAACTTAGAATCAGATGCACAAAGCATGAAAAAACCTAAATATACACAACGGGCAACATGCATAAGCAGAGACTTGAAGTCTTGAAAACCAAAAAATATACATAAGTGCCACATGCATAAGTAGTAAAGCAGAGACGAAAATTTCCAATATCCCCTACAATTACAAGGCATTGCACCATTTTTTGTCCCAAGTAAAAAAAACCTTCGCTTCTCTTATACACAAACCCATGTTTTCAATGTAAACCTTAACCCCCATTTGTCCTTTATCCACCAATTATCCTCGTATCTCCTTCCCCCTAATCTTATTCATGTACACAACGAAAATATACCTGAACCCATTCTTACGCAATGAAAATGCAAAACAAAGTCTTCCAGTAGCTCTCTAACTGCGTTTGATAAGTGGTTCTTTACTTTTAAGAACCGGTCTTGACAGGCAAAACATATCGAGTAACAATGAAGAGGACTGAAGACAAAACTTTAATGATTTTGCCAGTTACCTAGGTTGTGGTTGTGTTGAGAACGACCTAGCAGGTCTGGCTGGCAATTGTGATGATGGATTGCCGAAAAACATTGTTTGGGATCGAGTGACCATCTCGACCATGGATGGAGTCTGGTAAGCATGCATCAGGCTTGTACTATCCATGGAATCGCCTCTTGCAGTTGCCCTCTGCCAGGAATGTGAGCTTAAACCTGACAGAACATAAGCTCTGCCTGAGGACTCGTAGACACGACGGTTTGCCATTCTCTCTTGCATTTCTTTCAGTTCAGCACCCAATGCAACACACAACCTGTCACCAGCTCGGGCTGACACTGTGTCTAATAAATTTTGGCGGCAATGCTCAAGGACCGTCACTGCTGCGCTTAAATCATTACGTTCAGCAGCAGCTCGTGCTTCTGCCATGGCTTCTGCTGCATGAAGCCTGTTTCGCTGTCTGTCCACTTCCATAGACATAGACATTGATAGTTGACCGGTAGTTTCAGGCCTTTGAATTACCACATTCCTGAGTTCTTCTATGGTCACTAGTTCTTTTGTGATAGGGTCTTTGTAATGACATTTAATTTTGACCAATGTCATGTCATCAATGCTTTTCTCAACTGGAATATCGAGAATCACCAAAAAGTCTCTTTCTTCTTCAGCATACAGATCTCCAACTTCAATGAAGCCCATCCTGGCATCTGCTGTTACATTCGTTTTATAGTTTCCGGCTTTTATTGAGTTGAGATGCAACTTTGGATGAACACAATCAACTACAACCTGGAGTTCCTGCACTACAACACTCAATAGCCCTCCAATGCATTGTGCAAAAGCATCCTGAATCACACTCTCTGCCTCTATGAAAGAAAATGTTCCCCCGGAAGCTTCAGAAATCGAGTGCATTGAAACAGCATCATGATCCGCACCAAAACCAAATGAGTGAACTGGAATGTTGGCTCCTGCACCACTATCACGATGCATGGAGGATGGGAGGAGTGACTGATGAGCAGTCTCGGTATTAGCATGGGGGCTTGATACCGTATATGTGTCCTGCCCATCAGATAATAATATAATACTACTGACTGGGCTCTTCCATTTTCGGTCTGTCATAACCTTGGAACCTTTTCTCAGCCCCTCGGCAATGTTTGTGCCACCATTTGAAATCAGCGCATTAACAGCCTGCAGTGCTTCCTGCCTTCCAGTGTTTGTCATCCGACGTAGAGGAAAGAGGCGACGAGCTGTGGAGGAGAAAGCAATGACTGAAAGCCGATCAGAAGGTCCTAGATTTTGGATAACGAATCCCATTGCTCGTTTTAACAGAGCAAGTTTTGTACCTGCCATGCTACCACTGACATCAAGAACAGTAACAAGATCTATTGGAGCACGAGGGTTCTGGGACATTAAAAGGGGATTCGCCTGGTCTGCTCCACCATTAATGGGAGCTTTAAGATGTAATAATATGTTGAAGTTGCTATGAGATGCTGATCTTGCAACAGCAGAAACCTCAGGATACATCTCGATCTCTATTGTTCCAATAGAACGGTCATCACTAGAAGTATTTTCATATGATTTTTTTGCGGTATCCTCAGGTTGGggatccaaaagttcatcatcATCGAACACACCTGGCTCATGGGATAGACGGAGTGGAGCACTATGCCGATTTGCATCCAAACGAGGGTGAGGGAGCTGTGGAACAACATTCATCCAGCCATCATCTTGAGGCCAAACGCCACGACTAATTCTAGATCGTCTATTAAAAAGATCAGAAGTAGGACTCTGGAATGGAACTTCCTTCCATTTTGCTCGACAAATGGGGCAGATCTGGTTACCATGTTTTACATTGGACGTAATGCACTGGAAGTGGAAGGAGTGTGAACATTCTGCAGTAAATAAGGCATGGCCTTGACCTGGTTTCATGGTGGTCAAGCATATTGAGCAGATTCTCTGCAATCGCAAAGGTGTGCATATTAGAAGCAGATAATTGTGTGCAACTTTGAAACAAAAATagattttaaaatcatttatttatgACAAACTAATACATTTATATAGAAACTTATCAGTTTGATGCTAACAGTCATGTAGGAATGTACACCTAACATACTAATACAATTGAGGATAACATGAAATGCATGTCAATAGGGATTAAGATGATCGGAACCTTGATGCTAGTAACAGATATCACAGAGCAATTTAATTTTGACACTTGCAAACTGCATTGAGTCCTAATTAAGTTAATATCAAGAGATAAATGGTAAGGACGAAATCATTATCATTTATATTGGGAAATACGACActtgaataataaaaaaaaaatacaaatttaacTTTTCCAGATATTTTCTCGTTAATGTTAAAATCCCCTTCTACATTCTCAGGAAAAAGAAAATCGGAACGACTTGAGCCAACCAACTCAAGTGGCCAAGTCCTACGAGAATAAGTACTTAAAGAACCTAACTTTAATGCAAAAGAGCATCATTCACAGGTCATGAGCTACATAGTCATATGATTACATCCACCAGATTGATGTTAAAGATCAAACATTAACCATTGTGTTAGAACAGACCCCCTGTGTCTGCAGAAAGTCTTATTATTTAAACTGTTACTTTGAGTGCTTCAATGGCTACTCCCATGTGGTGTAAAGGCCCACCTGATAGTTCAAGAAATGGTACCACCACCTTCTCAAAGGGACAAAATGGGTACAACTCAAAACCCATCTAGAAAAGAATCTTGGGTAAAGAAAAAAACACCTCATTGTAGATTTCACATAGTCAAAGCAAAATAGAGCAATTGGTAGTAACAGTACAACCCAACAAGTAAACTTTTTCCAAAAGTAAAGGTTAATCAAGAAACCACCCAAAGTAGTGATGAAGCTTTTGAGGCGCAAAAAAGAAAATGATCAGAGGGACATTCTCAAAAGAATCAGAAATCATTAGACTCCATAAAAAATTTCTACTGTTTTTCAACTCCCTCCCTTACTTTGATACATTTAATCTAACACAAAGCTAATAatcaaaatccaccaaaacttattatcaaaagaggaggagaaagACATGAAGAGATTGATAGAAATGTAATGTATGCTAAAACACTGCAGTTGCTGACTATACAAGCCACTTCCTTGGAGTTTTACTTTTATAATATGGCCAAACACAATGGTCCTACTCTCCCTACTTGCACAGTTGCACTCTCTCCCCAAAAACCACAGTGAGCATGTTGAAAACAACTTGACATCAACAATTACCCATCCTTTCTTCCACTCATATCTACA carries:
- the LOC141689608 gene encoding E3 ubiquitin-protein ligase WAV3-like, whose product is MGSKWRKAKMALGLNNCLYIPKTSDDISPAAGTRVSDASLLSPTTPVVGRMSDSQRPMTHSPSSSGLRLPKHASKSSKRICSICLTTMKPGQGHALFTAECSHSFHFQCITSNVKHGNQICPICRAKWKEVPFQSPTSDLFNRRSRISRGVWPQDDGWMNVVPQLPHPRLDANRHSAPLRLSHEPGVFDDDELLDPQPEDTAKKSYENTSSDDRSIGTIEIEMYPEVSAVARSASHSNFNILLHLKAPINGGADQANPLLMSQNPRAPIDLVTVLDVSGSMAGTKLALLKRAMGFVIQNLGPSDRLSVIAFSSTARRLFPLRRMTNTGRQEALQAVNALISNGGTNIAEGLRKGSKVMTDRKWKSPVSSIILLSDGQDTYTVSSPHANTETAHQSLLPSSMHRDSGAGANIPVHSFGFGADHDAVSMHSISEASGGTFSFIEAESVIQDAFAQCIGGLLSVVVQELQVVVDCVHPKLHLNSIKAGNYKTNVTADARMGFIEVGDLYAEEERDFLVILDIPVEKSIDDMTLVKIKCHYKDPITKELVTIEELRNVVIQRPETTGQLSMSMSMEVDRQRNRLHAAEAMAEARAAAERNDLSAAVTVLEHCRQNLLDTVSARAGDRLCVALGAELKEMQERMANRRVYESSGRAYVLSGLSSHSWQRATARGDSMDSTSLMHAYQTPSMVEMVTRSQTMFFGNPSSQLPARPARSFSTQPQPR